CCGCTGATCGGGGAGGCCCTCAGCCATGAGTGCGGCCGCCCGATCCGGATCGCGATCACCGTTGACGACTCCGCCGAGGAGCCCCCGGCGCAGTCCGCGCCGCCCGCGCCTCAGCACCAGTCGTCCCAGCACCAGTCATCTCAGCAGCACCCCCCGCACCACCAGCAGACGCATCAGTCACAGCAGCAACACGATGCGTACGACGGCTACGACGCCCGGCACGATTCCCGGCACGACAGCCGGCAGGGCTACGGACACCAGGGCGACGACCTGCCCGGCGTCCGGCCCGCCTATCCGGACTACCAGCAGCCCCGGCACGAGCCCGGCGGCTGGCCGCAGATGGGCGGCGGCCCCGGGCCGCGCGACGACTACGGCTGGCAGCAGCAGCACCTCGGCGGCTTCCCCGAGCGCGACCCGTACGCCTCCCCGTCGTCCCACGTCTCACAGCATCAGCAGCGGCAGAGCGACTACCGTGCGCAGGCGCCCGACCGCAACGGGCCGCCGCAGCACTCCGACGGTCCGCGCTCCCCTTACGACCAGCCGCGCCGCGACCTCTCCGAGCACCAGCCCGGCGGGCACAACGGCCGCTCGGGCACTCCCGGCTCCGGCCCCGGCGCCGTGCTTCCCGCGCCCAGCGGTGCGCCCAGCCCGCTCGCCGCGCAGCCCGCGCCGGCGACCGGCCCCGGTGAGCCGACCGCGCGGCTGAACCCGAAATACCTCTTCGACACCTTCGTCATCGGTGCCTCGAACCGCTTTGCCCACGCCGCCGCGGTGGCCGTCGCCGAGGCGCCGGCCAAGGCGTACAACCCGCTGTTCATCTACGGGGAGTCCGGTCTGGGCAAGACCCACCTGCTGCATGCGATCGGGCACTACGCGCGCAGCCTGTATCCAGGCACCCGGGTGCGGTATGTGAGCTCGGAGGAGTTCACCAACGAGTTCATCAACTCCATCCGCGACGGCAAGGCGGACGCGTTCCGCAAGCGCTACCGCGACATGGACATCCTGCTGGTCGACGACATCCAGTTCCTGGCGAGCAAGGAGTCGACGCAGGAGGAGTTCTTCCACACCTTCAATACGCTGCACAACGCGAACAAGCAGATCGTGCTCTCCAGTGACCGGCCGCCCAAGCAGCTGGTCACCCTGGAGGACCGGCTGCGCAACCGCTTCGAGTGGGGCCTGATCACCGACGTCCAGCCGCCCGAGCTGGAGACCCGGATCGCGATCCTGCGCAAGAAGGCGGTGCAGGAGCAGCTGAACGCGCCGCCGGAGGTCCTGGAGTTCATCGCGTCCCGGATCTCGCGCAACATCCGTGAGCTGGAGGGCGCGCTGATCCGGGTCACGGCGTTCGCCTCGCTCAACCGGCAGCCGGTGGACCTGGGGCTGACCGAGATCGTGCTC
This genomic stretch from Streptomyces nigrescens harbors:
- the dnaA gene encoding chromosomal replication initiator protein DnaA, producing the protein MADVPADLAAVWPRVLDHLLRAEADGLKPKDQDWLKRTQPLALVADTALLAVPNEFAKGVLEGRLAPLIGEALSHECGRPIRIAITVDDSAEEPPAQSAPPAPQHQSSQHQSSQQHPPHHQQTHQSQQQHDAYDGYDARHDSRHDSRQGYGHQGDDLPGVRPAYPDYQQPRHEPGGWPQMGGGPGPRDDYGWQQQHLGGFPERDPYASPSSHVSQHQQRQSDYRAQAPDRNGPPQHSDGPRSPYDQPRRDLSEHQPGGHNGRSGTPGSGPGAVLPAPSGAPSPLAAQPAPATGPGEPTARLNPKYLFDTFVIGASNRFAHAAAVAVAEAPAKAYNPLFIYGESGLGKTHLLHAIGHYARSLYPGTRVRYVSSEEFTNEFINSIRDGKADAFRKRYRDMDILLVDDIQFLASKESTQEEFFHTFNTLHNANKQIVLSSDRPPKQLVTLEDRLRNRFEWGLITDVQPPELETRIAILRKKAVQEQLNAPPEVLEFIASRISRNIRELEGALIRVTAFASLNRQPVDLGLTEIVLKDLIPGGEDAAPEITATAIMASTADYFGLTIDDLCGSSRSRVLVTARQIAMYLCRELTDLSLPKIGAQFGGRDHTTVMHADRKIRALMAERRSIYNQVTELTNRIKNG